A stretch of the Rhizomicrobium sp. genome encodes the following:
- a CDS encoding GntG family PLP-dependent aldolase: MIDVRSDTVTRPTAAMLDAMMRAKVGDDVFGEDETVNALQDKAAALFGMEAALFFPTGTMSNQVGIRVHVRPGDEVICSENAHVYVYEGGGIASNAGASVKLLRGDTGLFAAADVAAAINNRLDSHLAYSRLVSIENTMNRGGGCCWDIREIAAIATLCRSKALALHLDGARLFNALVATGETAARYGALFDTISICLSKGLGTPAGSVLLGSREKIALAHRYRKAMGGGMRQVGYIAAAGLYALEHNIERLAEDHAKATKLAAALRDLGYVERVMPAETNLVIAHLRVDAGAYVAFLEQHGIRAIAMGPRMVRFVFHLDVSDRDLDQILDVVDRFKSKA; encoded by the coding sequence ATGATCGACGTTCGCAGCGATACCGTCACCCGCCCCACGGCCGCCATGCTCGATGCGATGATGCGCGCGAAGGTCGGCGACGACGTCTTCGGCGAGGACGAGACGGTCAACGCACTGCAGGACAAGGCTGCGGCGCTTTTCGGAATGGAGGCGGCGCTCTTCTTTCCGACCGGTACGATGAGCAACCAGGTCGGCATCCGCGTGCATGTGCGGCCGGGGGACGAGGTCATCTGCTCGGAAAATGCGCATGTCTATGTCTATGAAGGAGGCGGTATCGCTTCCAATGCCGGCGCGTCGGTCAAACTGTTGCGCGGCGATACGGGGCTCTTCGCGGCGGCGGACGTTGCGGCGGCGATCAACAACCGGCTGGACTCGCATCTCGCCTATTCGCGCCTGGTCTCGATCGAGAATACCATGAATCGGGGCGGCGGGTGCTGCTGGGATATCCGTGAGATCGCGGCGATCGCCACCCTATGCCGCAGCAAGGCGCTGGCGCTGCATCTCGACGGTGCCCGCCTGTTCAACGCCCTTGTCGCGACGGGAGAGACGGCGGCGCGCTATGGCGCGCTGTTCGACACGATTTCGATCTGCCTTTCCAAAGGTCTCGGCACACCTGCAGGCTCCGTTCTGTTGGGCAGCCGCGAGAAAATCGCGCTGGCCCACCGCTATCGCAAAGCGATGGGCGGCGGCATGCGCCAGGTCGGCTATATTGCCGCCGCCGGTCTTTATGCGCTCGAGCACAATATCGAGCGTCTCGCGGAAGACCACGCCAAGGCCACCAAGCTGGCGGCTGCGCTACGCGACCTTGGCTATGTCGAACGCGTCATGCCGGCCGAGACCAATCTCGTGATCGCGCACCTTCGTGTGGATGCCGGCGCCTACGTCGCCTTTCTTGAGCAGCATGGCATCCGCGCCATCGCCATGGGTCCCAGGATGGTCCGCTTCGTATTCCATCTCGACGTCAGCGATCGCGACCTCGATCAAATCCTCGACGTCGTCGATCGGTTCAAGTCCAAGGCCTGA
- a CDS encoding DUF4915 domain-containing protein: MRVRATDRPFSSLWRPPFIGRPAAEDHCHLNGSALADGKPKYVICVSQSGTFDGWRDLPSQLRLTQQ; encoded by the coding sequence GTGCGTGTTCGGGCGACCGATCGACCATTTTCATCGCTGTGGCGGCCACCCTTCATCGGCCGGCCGGCCGCCGAAGACCATTGTCACCTGAACGGCTCGGCGCTGGCGGACGGCAAGCCCAAATACGTCATCTGCGTCTCTCAGAGCGGCACCTTCGACGGCTGGCGCGATCTTCCTTCGCAATTGCGTCTGACTCAGCAGTAG